Proteins from one Megalopta genalis isolate 19385.01 chromosome 1, iyMegGena1_principal, whole genome shotgun sequence genomic window:
- the nocte gene encoding no circadian temperature entrainment isoform X2: MSTLSGLVSKGEKGKSKFQSLDINSLYRECRGESLEQQQQKNTLPRKHGMQSLGKVPSARRPPANLPSLKSEYSSSDPAVSLVPSGGSGWATTKDTTTTTTTITTTTTTTSSETTTSNSSPAQCVAGTTATSSLHPLLPGQQSISQPSYSSDANIKSSWSAIMSRSGDGGVPAGQQHIQQQQSTNRELSAQYGPGPSLRPQTEGSWIQGGSRTASGAGLGTAGPGTGTTSGVQGPPLNTTGSGGHADASGGRQNLVQSPNMGMAQGGPHNAPNSQSALNSGSHQIGPNLHHYRGLIPPFMYRGNFPGGFPSQFPSNTGPNGPRPRFNYSAERFPAPPPPRQQERERVPEEEIVTRPIIKEEDLTRMDDISRDAGWAEQDDIDYNKKLTFSDDETDSEPLKKDEKKDNTEEKAEENLTEDRDNKTRENRDIHDNRESKETRDQPVHRSWTHSSLPRDYRGSNGSGSYNSNQSQLHLVHSLRGVEDDEGWNEKRRVVRVEMASVTERAQQRKEEVEKLYEESSRQAAAKKQQDVEQKLKEKQSIEPKSLISVPPVPIPVPEWERERENRDRERSCAGSAEGKGGDDKPLVRESRENRDAPKYSRDSRDQLLSDFRQIDRQTFMRQDGARSERDRDRERDRDRDRDRERDRDRDRERDRDRDRDRDQRDTRDREHLPSFSRSFQCNLPPRFQKQQAERSNAGFNRISPSTERASLQTVSFSGQYDSSRWLHTQSSLNNNLKQSHGTVPPHRRSRTDSEISVSMEDERPPSRDYRSSFLREDRYRNSSHRPYDVRKPGGYSDEYNRNYRDHDYEDKHSRDSWERDRYYDDNKTRDSKDTLESRDDRENRDARDVRATRDIRETRERDTKLKKDYDNYLKDSFEDRDRDRDRERERDRDRDRDRDRDHERERDRDRDRDRDRDRDRDRDRERDRERDRDRDRDRDRDRDRDRDRDRERDRERDRERDRDRERNRDHRDRDRDRDRERDRDQRERSESVEWREERIQDTRSMDNRRDTQRDERVERNERPQRPDSRDSRTSRESKTSLREDDSHKLRDCGSWANEVADYEESKRDAYHEDNRERERERRQPLGPVTKERIEADELKGEKRNLIQLKRASSEHDKKDPAKESVIETKKDADVWSWKVDRINDSNRTMERGDNSPKAWADAVSPTFEKEEEKSLESIKNDKETDELKQNLEKLNLEKRGEGVLNEDAMSEQQGKEEKRDKSIRNRTSSGGSNSRARESRGGRQWAATYGTSYARGGWRSSESRGRRGVHRTSGRPASARSGSYGHTDSENSGDEVSCSTESGKEEKKSARSPKPNQNVEKEDRNREVSNRDEKRADYTPSQSQTQAQSQSQSQSQTQPPSQSQPQSQRSEKRAYDGSKTSHEGFAPSGEPSRHGRGGVRMRSATSTGNRMEGYGPPSSKSPFSCERTAEEKRQESSGSMRQNPALSTPISEKEPITLTCLQLESTDDKIIAKQQALTAGITGKRTKSPIQQSQQHQQAQQPCNKQDINHTSSNAVSQKVHGRKEESSRSKRTRSASRRGRDNRESRYRGSSSNVSKQNSSDIGNEEWESTSDNSEEHVEEHKEVRNSRKQFGTRTNSGGSQNTVGSNMGHSRRNEQTDRTSGNQRDQRNQREKPAKSSNSTSRAPGAEKRNLQNLGFANQKNHASTIPPLMQSAQVQNGRSRSQTSGGNATILNKSTAKDTTVNRIDEIKLTDPNLVNQALNDMNKKSQTKEKKITVDYEMESGNYTEDGSNVTEKKVDSDGFQEVRSKKNVKESRHGQKEETKPLKREKEKDRERDRSKSKANGGGSQTASLQQVQNIPTPLSQTIPQPANMLPKQHDRTRGPRLAPRFQRLQKQQQQQMCTSELNDSNKQSNSSNAYSSSKDSSSSGPAPPPSVNAWDKPFTTSQLRSTSPSAVSADLPLMAGMSTQNDHGHVHGHGHEINEQTNSGNSSQRNSPNGEKPGSCGAGAGSGSSGSGSGAGKTLKEQHSEKNSVSDVSSPPVQTLIFENTNYSKTTKAAPSDLAVKTKFPNHIKNQQQQQRVEKRAELDEESSGGSAPGLQQQQQQSLPVAFSNKPSDLMKDKNQEPIQMPLSFNKNEDNADMKLDFTFDSDLSQLTEDKNKSLGMARSMHMATGQSTISPSTAELNLKIASVKKVWENAPPMPTVVEHEDGNVVSSANTFPQAFESADVDDSYSPHQQYNQNNMKSEITTSTNVCKLVPPQVKPQQQSSGSNSGQSGSTVPGPSPIGAGQSPIGHPPVSLQGPLSPPPFNSTGQPSHINYQEFPQYPASQAAQYGSMSAIPSPPAVLFNTGSGQLPAQAGGLYGTFQLDQSRSPFNQYPQYAPSLQNSFSQQNLYLQQPPPPPPHAPNAPTPEMYQSNLSQFRITAAAAPPFGQNQQLSNNPNTVLISSSSNSLMSASVKPSSQPIGAIGTKAPHFQAPSAPQPNPLTYIPYDPNQVLGVGGSYMGNSQLVQRPGPNVQASANSYYSATSADVFTGSQTGFYQPGGATQQTGTHYGLQGFGQHSQNLATGSATPVGLQNFSSGFLSSSGLQIAAAAAAQQFRNPTGGLPGPANAGPTFLSKHQPQEQPRQLKSPSGNQQDVLASVFSSTPQIPSPKSRNCKQQSSSQQPQPSPTQHHKYQQYQGVSQSALVSSYNNYVLQQNVRGMGMPPRPGIQPSQQRYPPPIQRPVVPFTPGPNPNNPTQQQPNCMPSQQQQQQPPQTQINRHRPNMHQQQQQQQRNMKMQQQYYSTQGNVKMDTTEKTDSHNDKINDNGSAAQQGSTKANVNQQDNDNKEEVNQQNE, translated from the exons ATGTCTACTCTGTCAGGGCTTGTGTCGAAGGGGGAGAAAGGAAAATCCAAGTTCCAATCATTAGACATCAATAGTTTATATAGAGAGTGTAGG GGTGAATCTTTGGAGCAACAGCAGCAAAAAAATACATTACCACGCAAACATGGAATGCAAAGTCTTGGAAAGGTGCCTTCGGCACGGCGACCTCCTGCCAATCTGCCCAGTTTGAAAAGCGAATATAGTAGTAGCGATCCAGCTGTCAGTCTTGTACCAAGCGGAGGAAGTGGTTGGGCTACTACCAAagatacaacaacaacaaccactaccATCACAACTACCACAACTACAACTTCATCGGAAACAACCACT TCAAATTCTTCACCGGCACAATGTGTAGCAGGGACTACTGCAACATCATCGCTGCATCCTCTACTGCCAGGACAACAAAGCATTTCTCAACCTTCGTACAGTTCCGACGCAAATATCAAATCATCATGGAGTGCAATAATGAGCAGATCAGGAGATG GCGGTGTACCGGCAGGTCAGCAACATATTCAACAGCAGCAGTCTACAAATCGGGAATTAAGTGCTCAATACGGTCCCGGGCCAAGTTTACGTCCACAAA CGGAAGGAAGTTGGATACAAGGTGGAAGTCGTACAGCCAGTGGTGCAGGGTTGGGAACAGCTGGTCCCGGCACTGGGACCACTTCGGGGGTCCAGGGCCCCCCTTTGAATACGACTGGATCGGGAGGACATGCCGACGCATCTGGCGGACGACAGAACTTGGTCCAGTCTCCCAACATGGGCATGGCCCAGGGAGGCCCTCATAACGCTCCAAACAGTCAGAGCGCTCTAAATTCTGGCTCTCATCAAATTGGCCCAAATTTACACCACTATAGAGGACTTATCCCTCCGTTT ATGTACCGAGGAAACTTTCCTGGAGGATTTCCCTCACAGTTTCCATCGAATACCGGTCCTAACGGACCTAGACCACGATTTAATTATTCCGCGGAACGATTCCCTGCCCCGCCACCCCCGCGTCAACAAGAACGCGAACGTGTTCCCGAGGAAGAAATCGTTACCCGACCAATTATCAAAGAGGAAGATCTTACTCGAATGGACGATATTTCCCGCGATGCCGGTTGGGCAGAACAAGATGACATCGATTATAACAAAAAACTTACTTTTAGCGATGACGAAACAGATTCCGAACCACTGAAGAAAGACGAGAAAAAAGATAATACGGAGGAGAAAGCCGAAGAAAATTTAACGGAAGATAGAGATAACAAAACTCGAGAAAATCGTGATATTCACGACAATCGCGAGTCGAAGGAAACCAGAGACCAACCAGTTCATCGTTCATGGACTCACAGCTCTTTGCCACGTGATTATCGTGGATCCAATGGATCTGGTAGCTACAATAGCAACCAGTCACAATTACATTTGGTACATTCTTTGAGAG GCGTTGAAGACGACGAAGGATGGAACGAGAAACGACGAGTGGTGAGAGTCGAGATGGCATCCGTTACTGAGCGTGCTCAGCAACGTAAAGAGGAAGTGGAGAAATTGTACGAAGAATCGAGTAGACAGGCTGCAGCTAAGAAACAACAAGATGTCGAgcaaaaattgaaagaaaaacaGTCGATTGAACCGAAGAGTTTAATAAGTGTTCCACCTGTGCCAATCCCGGTACCGGAATGGGAACGCGAGAGGGAGAATAGAGATCGAGAACGGTCTTGTGCCGGATCTGCCGAGGGGAAAGGTGGAGATGACAAGCCTTTGGTCCGCGAATCTCGCGAAAATAGAGATGCTCCGAAGTATAGCAGAGACTCGCGCGACCAGCTGCTATCCGATTTCCGACAAATCGATCGACAAACTTTCATGAGACAAGACGGTGCGCGCAGTGAACGGGATAGAGATCGCGAACGTGACCGGGATCGGGACCGTGATCGCGAACGCGACCGTGATCGTGATCGTGAACGCGATCGCGACCGTGACCGTGATCGCGATCAAAGGGACACGAGAGATCGCGAACACTTGCCGTCGTTTTCCCGTTCTTTTCAATGTAATTTACCACCGCGATTTCAAAAGCAACAAGCTGAGAGAAGCAACGCTGGATTTAATCGTATTTCACCGAGCACCGAGAGAGCATCTCTCCAGACTGTCTCGTTTTCCGGACAATACGACTCCAGCAGATGGCTTCACACTCAGAGTTCGCTAA ATAACAACTTGAAGCAGTCTCACGGTACTGTTCCGCCTCATCGTCGAAGCAGAACTGACTCCGAAATCTCTGTGTCGATGGAGGACGAGCGACCTCCGTCCCGAGATTATCGAAGTTCATTCTTACGGGAGGATCGGTATCGTAATTCCTCGCATCGGCCTTACGATGTCCGCAAACCAGGCGGCTACAGTGACGAGTACAACCGCAATTACAGAGATCACGATTACGAGGACAAACATTCTCGTGACTCCTGGGAACGTGATAGATACTACGACGACAACAAAACTCGGGACTCGAAGGATACCTTGGAATCGAGAGACGATCGAGAAAACCGAGATGCACGCGATGTTCGAGCGACCAGAGACATAAGGGAAACTCGCGAACGAGACACCAAGCTGAAAAAGGATTACGATAATTACTTGAAG GATTCTTTTGAGGACCGTGATCGCGACCGTGATCGAGAACGCGAACGAGATCGTGATCGTGACCGTGATCGTGACCGCGACCATGAACGTGAACGCGACCGAGATCGGGACcgtgatcgcgatcgcgatcgcgaccgTGACCGTGACCGTGAACGCGACCGTGAACGCGATCGTGATCGCgatcgtgatcgtgatcgtgatcgtGACCGTGATCGTGACCGCGATCGTGAGCGCGACCGTGAACGCGATCGTGAGCGCGACCGTGACCGTGAACGTAATCGTGACCATCGTGATCGCGATCGTGACCGCGACAGGGAACGCGACCGCGACCAAAGAGAACGATCGGAGAGTGTCGAATGGCGAGAGGAACGTATACAAGATACTAGGTCGATGGATAATCGTCGCGACACACAGCGGGACGAGCGAGTGGAACGCAACGAGCGGCCGCAAAGACCGGATTCTCGCGACAGTCGCACTTCCAGAGAATCGAAGACGTCTCTGCGCGAGGATGATTCGCACAAGTTGCGCGATTGCGGTTCTTGGGCGAACGAGGTTGCTGATTACGAAGAAAGCAAGCGTGACGCGTATCACGAGGACAACcgagaaagagaacgagaaagaAGACAGCCTCTTGGACCGGTGACCAAAGAGAGAATTGAGGCGGATGAACTGAAAGGCGAAAAacgtaatttaattcaattgaaACGAGCGAGTTCTGAGCACGATAAAAAAGATCCGGCTAAAGAATCGGTCATTGAGACGAAGAAGGATGCAGACGTTTGGAGCTGGAAAGTAGATCGAATAAACGACAGCAATCGAACGATGGAAAGAGGTGACAATTCTCCAAAGGCGTGGGCCGATGCTGTTTCGCCAACGTTCGAGAAGGAAGAAGAGAAAAGTTTGGAAAGCATCAAAAACGATAAAGAAACCGATGAGCTGAAGCAGAATTTGGAGAAGTTGAACTTGGAGAAAAGAGGAGAAGGTGTTCTGAACGAGGATGCTATGTCGGAACAGCAGGGAAAGGAAGAGAAGCGAGACAAGAGTATTCGAAATCGAACCAGCAGCGGTGGATCGAATTCTAGAGCCCGCGAGTCTCGAGGAGGCCGTCAGTGGGCTGCTACGTATGGCACGTCGTACGCTAGAGGAGGTTGGCGCAGCTCAGAGTCTAGAGGACGAAGAGGTGTGCACAGAACCAGTGGCAGACCAGCTTCTGCTAGAAGCGGTTCTTACGGACACACTGACTCGGAAAACAGCGGGGACGAGGTATCTTGCTCAACTGAGTCGGGAAAAGAGGAAAAGAAATCTGCCAGATCGCCAAAGCCTAATCAAAACGTAGAAAAGGAGGACCGTAATCGAGAAGTCTCCAACCGAGACGAGAAGCGAGCCGATTACACGCCGTCACAGTCGCAGACGCAGGCCCAGTCGCAGTCCCAATCGCAGTCGCAAACGCAGCCGCCATCGCAGTCCCAACCGCAATCGCAACGAAGCGAGAAACGAGCCTACGATGGTAGCAAAACGAGCCACGAAGGATTTGCTCCTTCCGGAGAACCTTCTCGTCACGGTCGGGGCGGCGTGCGAATGCGAAGCGCTACCAGCACCGGAAATCGCATGGAAGGATACGGACCGCCCTCTAGTAAGAGTCCTTTTTCTTGCGAACGGACCGCTGAGGAGAAGCGGCAAGAATCGTCGGGCTCGATGCGCCAGAATCCAGCCTTGTCGACACCTATCTCCGAGAAAGAACCGATCACCCTCACGTGCTTACAACTAGAGTCTACCGACGACAAAATCATTGCAAAACAACAAGCGCTCACCGCAGGGATCACCGGGAAACGTACTAAGTCTCCTATTCAGCAATCCCAGCAGCACCAACAAGCCCAGCAGCCTTGCAACAAGCAGGACATCAATCACACGAGCAGCAATGCCGTCTCTCAAAAGGTACATGGTCGCAAGGAGGAATCATCGCGTTCGAAAAGAACTCGCAGCGCTAGTAGAAGG GGCAGAGACAATCGGGAGTCCCGATATCGTGGAAGCAGCAGCAACGTGTCGAAGCAAAATTCGTCAGATATTGGAAACGAAGAGTGGGAGTCGACTTCTGACAACAGCGAGGAACACGTGGAAGAGCACAAAGAGGTGCGAAACAGCCGCAAGCAGTTCGGCACGCGTACAAACTCTGGTGGCAGCCAGAACACTGTGGGATCGAACATGGGACATTCCCGCAGAAACGAGCAGACAGACAGAACTTCGGGCAATCAGCGGGATCAACGAAATCAGCGAGAGAAACCTGCAAAGTCTTCCAATTCAACATCCCGTGCTCCTGGTGCGGAGAAACGAAACCTGCAGAATTTGGGTTTCGCCAATCAGAAGAATCATGCCAGCACCATTCCGCCTCTGATGCAGTCCGCTCAAGTGCAGAACGGAAGATCGAGGAGTCAGACTTCCGGAGGTAACGCGACGATTTTAAACAAGTCGACCGCGAAGGATACCACGGTGAATCGTATAGACGAAATCAAATTGACTGATCCAAACTTAGTGAACCAAGCTCTGAACGATATGAATAAAAAATCCCAGACTAAAGAGAAGAAGATAACAGTAGACTACGAAATGGAGTCCGGTAATTATACCGAGGACGGGTCGAACGTAACAGAAAAGAAAGTTGATTCCGATGGTTTCCAGGAGGTTCGTTCCAAGAAGAACGTCAAGGAGTCCAGACACGGGCAAAAGGAGGAAACGAAGCCGCTGAAACGTGAAAAGGAGAAAGACAGGGAGCGGGATCGTTCAAAGTCTAAGGCGAACGGAGGTGGTTCGCAGACCGCTTCGTTGCAACAGGTCCAGAATATACCGACTCCGTTGAGCCAAACCATTCCACAACCAGCGAATATGCTACCAAAACAGCATGATAGAACACGGGGACCGAGGCTCGCTCCTCGATTCCAGCGGTTGCAaaagcaacaacagcaacagatGTGCACATCGGAGctgaatgattcgaataaacaaAGCAACTCTAGCAACGCGTACAGCAGCAGTAAGGATTCGTCGTCGAGCGGACCCGCGCCGCCGCCTTCTGTCAACGCTTGGGACAAACCATTCACTACCAGTCAGCTGCGTTCGACTTCGCCGTCCGCTGTTTCTGCCGATCTTCCATTAATGGCCGGCATGTCGACGCAAAACGATCATGGACACGTTCATGGCCACGGTCATGAGatcaatgaacaaacgaattcTGGCAACAGTAGCCAACGAAACTCCCCGAATGGTGAGAAACCCGGCAGCTGCGGCGCCGGAGCTGGTAGTGGCAGCAGCGGAAGCGGAAGTGGAGCTGGCAAAACATTGAAGGAACAACATTCTGAGAAAAACTCTGTCTCCGATGTTTCTTCACCACCTGTACAGACTTTAATCTTCGAGAACACTAATTACTCGAAGACCACCAAAGCCGCACCCTCCGATCTCGCCGTTAAAACGAAGTTTCCAAATCACATTAAGaatcaacaacaacagcagcgcGTCGAGAAACGTGCGGAATTGGACGAGGAAAGCAGCGGCGGGAGCGCTCCTGGGttacagcaacagcaacaacagagCCTCCCTGTTGCGTTTTCAAATAAACCAAGCGATCTGATGAAAGACAAGAATCAGGAGCCAATTCAGATGCCGTTGTCTTTCAACAAAAACGAAGACAATGCCGATATGAAGTTGGACTTCACGTTCGATTCGGACCTCTCTCAATTGACGGAAGACAAAAACAAGAGCTTGGGAATGGCGCGATCCATGCATATGGCCACCGGTCAAAGCACTATCTCGCCCTCTACCGCCGAGCTTAATCTGAAGATTGCATCGGTGAAGAAAGTTTGGGAAAACGCACCGCCGATGCCAACAGTGGTCGAGCACGAGGATGGGAACGTTGTCAGTAGCGCAAACACTTTTCCTCAAGCATTCGAAAGTGCGGACGTCGACGATAGCTACAGTCCGCACCAACAATACAATCAAAATAACATGAAAAGTGAAATAACCACTTCCACGAACGTGTGCAAG CTGGTTCCCCCGCAGGTGAAGCCGCAGCAACAGTCTTCGGGAAGCAACAGCGGTCAATCAGGTTCAACAGTTCCCGGACCAAGCCCGATCGGAGCGGGTCAGAGTCCAATCGGTCATCCACCGGTCAGTCTTCAAGGACCTTTGAGCCCACCTCCGTTCAATTCCACGGGACAACCGTCTCACATAAACTATCAG GAATTTCCTCAATACCCGGCCTCTCAAGCCGCGCAATACGGTAGTATGTCTGCGATACCCTCCCCACCAGCCGTGCTGTTTAACACAGGTTCTGGTCAACTTCCGGCTCAAGCAGGAGGTCTTTACGGAACGTTTCAATTAGATCAAAGCCGATCTCCTTTCAATCAGTATCCGCAGTACGCACCATCCTTACAAAATTCGTTTAGCCAGCAGAATCTCTATCTACAGCAACCTCCGCCACCGCCTCCGCACGCGCCAAACGCGCCTACCCCGGAGATGTATCAGAGCAATCTCTCCCAGTTTCGTATT ACTGCAGCTGCTGCGCCACCCTTTGGACAAAACCAACAGCTTAGTAATAATCCAAATACGGTTCTCATCAGCTCTTCCTCGAATTCTTTGATGTCGGCGAGCGTGAAGCCATCTTCGCAACCTATCGGTGCTATTGGAACAAAGGCTCCGCATTTTCAAGCACCGTCTGCTCCGCAACCAAATCCA TTGACGTATATACCGTATGATCCAAACCAAGTACTGGGGGTGGGCGGTAGTTATATGGGCAACTCTCAATTGGTACAGAGACCCGGGCCGAACGTACAAGCTTCAGCCAATAGTTACTACAGCGCCACTTCGGCTG ATGTGTTTACCGGCTCGCAAACAGGTTTTTATCAACCTGGGGGCGCTACCCAACAAACTGGCACTCATTACGGACTCCAAGGATTCGGTCAACATAGCCAGAATTTGGCAACCGGCAGTGCCACACCGGTTGGATTACAAAATTTCAGCTCTGGCTTTTTATCTAGTTCCGGTTTACAGATTGCTGCAGCCGCGGCTGCTCAGCAATTTCGTAATCCTACAGGAGGACTTCCAGGACCAGCGAACGCTGGTCCTACGTTTCTCAGCAAACATCAGCCACAGGAGCAACCTAGGCAATTGAAGAGTCCTTCAGGAAATCAACAAGATGTTCTTGCATCGGTTTTCAGTTCTA CACCACAAATACCATCTCCCAAATCAAGAAATTGTAAACAACAATCTTCGTCTCAACAGCCTCAACCAAGTCCTACACAGCATCACAAGTATCAGCAGTATCAAGGCGTTAGTCAATCTGCTTTGGTAAGCAGTTACAATAACTAC GTTTTGCAGCAAAATGTACGCGGTATGGGGATGCCACCACGTCCTGGTATTCAACCTTCGCAGCAAAGATATCCTCCACCGATTCAGAGACCGGTTGTTCCATTCACACCGGGTCCAAATCCAAATAATCCCACTCAACAGCAACCGAATTGCATGCCAtcgcagcaacaacagcaacaaccgCCACAAACTCAAATCAATCGTCACAGACCAAATAtgcatcaacaacaacaacagcaacaacgtAACATGAAAATGCAACAACAATACTATTCTACGCAAG GAAATGTGAAAATGGATACAACCGAGAAAACTGATTCTCACAATGATAAGATCAACGACAATGGATCCGCTGCACAACAAGGAAGCACCAAGGCAAACGTCAATCAACAGGACAATGACAATAAAGAAGAAGTGAACCAACAAAATGAGTGA